The Marinobacter subterrani genome has a segment encoding these proteins:
- a CDS encoding acylphosphatase — protein sequence MDTKRWQLLISGRVQGVYYRASTEQKASALGLTGFARNLPDGRVEVVAEGQEDQLTQLKTWCADGPPNARVDSVDIILETATGEFSGFGIR from the coding sequence ATGGATACCAAACGCTGGCAGTTGCTTATATCCGGCCGGGTACAAGGGGTTTACTACCGCGCTTCGACGGAGCAAAAGGCCTCCGCCCTGGGATTAACCGGTTTCGCTCGCAACCTGCCCGATGGCCGTGTTGAGGTGGTGGCCGAAGGGCAGGAGGACCAATTGACTCAGTTGAAGACCTGGTGCGCGGACGGGCCTCCAAATGCGAGGGTGGACTCTGTCGACATTATCCTCGAGACGGCGACCGGCGAGTTCAGCGGTTTCGGCATTCGCTGA
- a CDS encoding DUF938 domain-containing protein — MHKDKPFSQACENNKAPILEKLATLFKQPGTILEIGTGTGQHAVHFADRLPHLVWQPTDHPQNAQLCRPWIADSGLANINPPIALNVLDGVWFDLPAIIGAFSANTAHIMVWEEVRAMFLGIGGVLPSNGVFSLYGPFRYGGRHTSESNERFDRSLRAQASHMGIRDIEDLKALGEETGLVLEEDFEMPANNRLLVWRKS; from the coding sequence ATGCACAAAGACAAGCCGTTTTCCCAGGCCTGCGAAAACAACAAAGCGCCGATTCTGGAAAAACTGGCGACGCTTTTCAAACAGCCGGGCACCATTCTGGAAATCGGCACGGGCACCGGCCAGCATGCGGTGCACTTTGCCGATCGTTTGCCCCACCTCGTGTGGCAGCCAACGGATCATCCCCAGAATGCTCAGCTCTGTAGGCCGTGGATCGCCGATTCCGGACTCGCCAATATCAACCCGCCTATCGCCCTGAACGTGTTGGACGGAGTCTGGTTCGACCTGCCCGCCATCATCGGCGCGTTTTCCGCCAACACCGCCCACATTATGGTCTGGGAGGAAGTGAGGGCGATGTTTCTCGGGATCGGCGGAGTTCTACCATCAAATGGAGTCTTCAGCCTGTATGGACCTTTCCGCTATGGCGGCCGGCACACCAGTGAGAGTAATGAGCGGTTTGATCGATCTCTGAGGGCTCAGGCTTCTCATATGGGGATACGGGATATCGAGGATCTGAAGGCACTCGGCGAGGAAACCGGGCTGGTGCTTGAAGAGGATTTTGAGATGCCGGCTAATAATCGATTGTTGGTCTGGCGGAAATCCTAG
- a CDS encoding cupin domain-containing protein → MLNMDFSRNVTIRTAEQEWMPSPAGGVLRKPLAREDAERGHATSVVRYEPGASFKRHEHPMGEEILVLDGVFSDETGDYPTGTYLRNPPGSGHAPFSKEGCTLLVKLHQFDERDRSTVRIDTRNTPWLPGIGGLEVMPLHEFEHEHVALVKWPANEIFQPHRHFGGEEIFVLSGEFCDEHGRYPKGTWIRSPHLSQHHPFVDQETVIWVKTGHLPVVSGKSPLPLREKFAGLG, encoded by the coding sequence ATGCTCAACATGGACTTTTCCAGAAATGTCACCATTCGCACCGCCGAGCAGGAATGGATGCCCAGCCCCGCCGGCGGCGTTTTGAGAAAACCCCTGGCCCGTGAGGACGCTGAGCGCGGCCATGCGACCAGCGTGGTCCGATACGAGCCCGGTGCGTCCTTCAAGCGACACGAGCATCCTATGGGCGAGGAGATCCTGGTTCTGGACGGCGTGTTTTCCGACGAGACCGGCGATTATCCGACCGGCACTTATTTGCGTAATCCACCAGGCAGCGGGCACGCGCCGTTCAGCAAGGAGGGCTGCACGCTATTGGTCAAACTGCACCAGTTCGATGAACGCGACCGGTCAACGGTGCGCATCGATACCCGCAATACACCCTGGCTTCCGGGCATCGGCGGCCTTGAGGTGATGCCATTACACGAGTTCGAGCACGAACATGTGGCCCTGGTGAAGTGGCCGGCCAACGAGATTTTCCAACCGCACCGGCATTTCGGAGGTGAGGAGATTTTTGTACTTTCCGGCGAGTTCTGTGACGAACATGGGCGCTACCCCAAGGGCACCTGGATTCGCAGTCCGCACCTGAGCCAGCACCACCCGTTCGTCGACCAGGAGACGGTCATCTGGGTAAAAACCGGGCATCTACCGGTTGTGTCCGGCAAATCGCCCTTACCCCTTCGTGAGAAATTCGCCGGTCTCGGGTAA
- a CDS encoding AEC family transporter, translated as MTLIDLFLQTMETTLPVFAMVFIGLGLRRIGWIDGAFVNTASALVFKATLPTLVFLSIIRADLETAFNPGLLVFYLGATLASFALAWLWARWRVVREDRGVYVQGAFRGNCGIVGLALAANLYGDFGLSAGGILLGLVIISYNALSVIVLLAYQPGQSTDWRRIFHDIVRNPLILAVVIAIPVAALDITLPGWVMTSGDYFASLTLPLALLCIGATVSLSAIRSDSETAFSSSLMKMVVLPALCTAAAWLFGFRGPELGLLFLFFASPTAAASFVMVKALGGNDRLAANIIAVTTLLASVTVTLGVFILRGAGLI; from the coding sequence ATGACCCTGATTGATCTGTTTTTGCAAACCATGGAGACGACACTGCCAGTCTTTGCCATGGTATTCATTGGTCTTGGATTGCGCCGAATCGGCTGGATAGACGGCGCGTTCGTGAACACCGCCTCGGCACTGGTCTTCAAGGCGACCTTGCCCACGCTTGTTTTCCTCAGCATCATTCGCGCGGACCTGGAAACAGCCTTCAACCCCGGGCTTCTGGTGTTTTATCTGGGCGCAACCCTGGCCAGTTTCGCGCTAGCCTGGCTCTGGGCTCGCTGGCGTGTCGTCCGGGAGGATCGCGGCGTGTATGTGCAGGGCGCCTTCCGCGGTAACTGTGGCATTGTCGGTCTGGCCCTCGCCGCCAACCTGTATGGCGATTTCGGGCTCTCAGCAGGCGGCATCCTGCTTGGCCTGGTTATCATCTCTTACAACGCGCTTTCAGTCATCGTGCTGTTGGCCTACCAGCCTGGCCAAAGTACAGACTGGCGGAGGATCTTTCATGACATCGTCCGCAACCCGCTCATTCTCGCGGTAGTGATTGCCATTCCCGTGGCCGCGCTCGATATCACGCTTCCCGGCTGGGTGATGACCAGTGGGGACTATTTTGCATCCCTGACCCTTCCACTCGCCCTGCTCTGCATTGGCGCGACTGTCTCGCTGAGCGCCATCCGAAGCGACAGTGAAACGGCGTTCAGTTCCAGCCTGATGAAAATGGTGGTACTGCCGGCACTGTGCACCGCCGCAGCGTGGCTGTTTGGTTTTCGCGGGCCCGAGCTGGGCCTGCTGTTCCTGTTCTTTGCCAGCCCCACAGCCGCCGCCAGTTTTGTCATGGTCAAGGCGCTTGGCGGGAACGACCGGCTGGCTGCCAATATCATCGCGGTGACCACTCTGTTGGCGAGCGTCACTGTCACCCTGGGAGTTTTCATACTGCGCGGCGCCGGGCTGATCTAG
- a CDS encoding sensor domain-containing diguanylate cyclase, whose product MNPDRFPEVPDALHSRPEYPLPDTSLRIQPCGCLLVLDSALSRILQCSANTGLFLNAPAETLLGEQPAQVLGRRLTGKLRSELRANERLSGPLSLQKEIDGRKTRLQVNAFRSGTIVVVEVEPITPLGNRRLMGTVNQWLTRLSRAETPDSLMDTLVTGVRDITRFERALVFHFDGEGHGVCLAENLAKGLSPVLGQRFAASDYPAEQREKFAVREVRSIPDLNAAPVTVLSWQTVSEATVARIDASGTVLRAPSRRQRNFLDDFNACSLLSIAIVGQSGLWGMVTCISETPTPLPPTLRDAARTLVSMATQRLFLIKARMESRFLLQVQESRDCLVEDVRAGLSPAGMLDKYGKDWLSLFRSDGLACVNRGEISAYGATPPLKSIARLARGLAHRHGQGAWASSRLRHAPLAKGLALNGCCGLLAVPLPGDDAQGWLMLFRPEHDRSFYWAGRPEADALISTPAPGQDLHRTFRTWQEEVRGTGEPWKPVECQAAVDLGEDVALVASASEITRLNQMLRGEQQALAMANDKLREAVSHDSLTGIWNRYRIEQELDKELAKARRQKSPFCVPLLDIDHFKQVNDNQGHETGDELLRHIACEVTGVLRQEDAIGRWGGEEFVVVSTGASRVDGLILAERIRKAISEVSIKQLPEGVTASIGVATWRPEDSRKELVARADKAMYAAKTGGRNRTETDQGL is encoded by the coding sequence TTGAACCCTGACCGCTTTCCCGAGGTGCCCGACGCGCTTCACTCCCGTCCTGAGTACCCGCTTCCGGATACCTCTCTGCGCATCCAGCCCTGCGGGTGTCTACTGGTACTTGATTCAGCCCTGTCCCGAATTCTGCAGTGCAGTGCCAACACCGGGCTGTTCCTTAACGCCCCTGCCGAAACCCTGTTGGGTGAGCAACCCGCGCAGGTCCTGGGGAGGAGGCTTACCGGGAAGTTGCGCAGCGAACTGCGAGCAAACGAACGGCTCAGTGGCCCTCTGTCCCTGCAAAAGGAGATTGACGGGCGCAAAACCCGCCTGCAGGTCAATGCGTTCCGTTCAGGTACCATCGTTGTGGTCGAGGTTGAACCGATTACGCCTCTTGGTAACCGGCGCCTGATGGGGACGGTCAACCAATGGCTGACCCGGCTGTCGCGAGCGGAAACGCCGGACTCACTCATGGACACCCTGGTTACCGGCGTCAGGGATATCACCCGCTTTGAGCGGGCCCTGGTGTTTCATTTTGATGGTGAGGGCCACGGTGTCTGCCTGGCCGAAAATCTGGCAAAAGGCCTGTCTCCGGTGTTGGGGCAGCGCTTCGCCGCCAGCGATTACCCGGCTGAACAGCGGGAAAAGTTTGCCGTGCGGGAAGTTCGTAGCATCCCGGACCTGAATGCGGCCCCGGTAACTGTGCTGTCCTGGCAGACGGTCTCCGAAGCGACGGTAGCCCGGATAGATGCCAGCGGCACGGTGCTTCGGGCACCGTCTCGCCGCCAGCGGAATTTCCTCGACGATTTCAATGCCTGCTCGCTGCTGTCCATTGCCATCGTTGGACAGTCTGGCCTGTGGGGCATGGTGACCTGTATTTCCGAGACACCGACACCTCTACCACCCACGCTCCGGGATGCTGCCCGCACGCTGGTAAGCATGGCGACCCAGCGACTGTTCCTGATCAAGGCGCGGATGGAGTCCCGTTTTCTGCTTCAGGTTCAGGAGTCGAGGGATTGTCTGGTGGAGGATGTGAGGGCAGGTTTGTCGCCCGCGGGCATGCTGGATAAGTACGGCAAGGACTGGCTGTCTCTTTTCCGGTCCGACGGTCTGGCTTGCGTGAACCGGGGCGAGATCTCTGCCTATGGTGCAACGCCGCCGCTAAAAAGTATTGCCCGGCTTGCCCGCGGGTTGGCGCATCGGCACGGGCAGGGCGCTTGGGCGAGCTCGCGACTGCGGCATGCCCCTCTTGCAAAAGGACTGGCACTCAACGGGTGTTGCGGGCTGCTGGCAGTTCCGTTGCCGGGTGACGATGCCCAGGGCTGGTTGATGTTGTTCCGCCCGGAGCATGACAGAAGCTTCTACTGGGCCGGCCGGCCGGAAGCCGATGCCCTGATCAGCACACCGGCGCCTGGACAGGATTTGCACCGCACCTTTCGGACCTGGCAGGAGGAAGTCCGGGGCACCGGTGAGCCCTGGAAGCCGGTGGAGTGCCAGGCGGCCGTGGACCTTGGCGAGGATGTTGCGCTGGTGGCGTCTGCCAGTGAGATAACCCGGCTGAACCAGATGTTGAGAGGCGAGCAGCAGGCTCTGGCAATGGCCAACGACAAGCTCCGGGAAGCGGTCAGCCACGATTCACTCACGGGCATCTGGAACCGCTATCGAATCGAGCAGGAACTGGACAAGGAACTGGCCAAGGCGCGCCGGCAGAAGTCGCCATTCTGCGTCCCGCTGTTGGATATTGACCACTTCAAACAGGTGAACGACAACCAGGGCCATGAAACGGGTGACGAGCTACTCAGGCACATCGCTTGTGAGGTTACCGGCGTGTTGCGCCAGGAAGACGCTATCGGCCGGTGGGGTGGGGAAGAGTTCGTGGTTGTCTCCACGGGTGCATCGCGGGTAGATGGATTGATTCTGGCCGAAAGGATTCGCAAGGCCATTTCAGAGGTGAGCATCAAGCAGTTGCCGGAGGGTGTAACCGCCAGCATTGGTGTTGCCACCTGGAGACCGGAGGACTCACGAAAGGAACTGGTCGCCAGGGCCGACAAAGCCATGTATGCGGCAAAAACCGGCGGGCGCAACCGGACAGAAACCGACCAGGGCCTCTGA
- a CDS encoding LysR family transcriptional regulator: protein MEQLNLRHLYYFWVISREGSIARASEVLELAPQTLSGQLATFEASVGGRLFSRERRQLILTDLGRLVLGYADDIFVLTGELSETLRLAPSDRPLTLRAGISASIHKLIAYHLLQPAMAGERPVQLECQTGRTEDLVLSLKRKELDVILTDYMPKVQDDGNLTVHPLAGSSISLFAAPGLAGQLRDNFPESLNDQPLLANAVDAPYFERLMKWFSLNGVRMNLVARIDDSALIKVFGSQGYGVFAAPTAIQEEVCRQYEVERIASIDEVMDELFAITRDRRISHEGVRAICRTQPVDARFLPR from the coding sequence ATGGAACAGCTGAATCTCAGGCACCTGTATTACTTCTGGGTGATCAGCCGCGAGGGTTCCATTGCCCGGGCCAGTGAGGTACTTGAACTGGCTCCACAGACCCTGAGCGGCCAGCTTGCCACCTTTGAAGCCTCGGTGGGCGGCCGATTGTTCTCACGAGAACGGCGCCAACTGATTCTGACAGACCTGGGGCGGCTGGTTCTTGGTTATGCTGACGATATTTTCGTGCTAACCGGTGAGCTTTCGGAAACGCTGCGTCTGGCCCCCTCCGATCGCCCGCTTACGCTGCGTGCGGGCATCTCCGCCTCCATTCATAAGCTGATTGCCTACCACTTGCTGCAACCTGCCATGGCAGGTGAGCGGCCTGTCCAACTTGAGTGCCAGACGGGGCGTACCGAAGATCTGGTGCTGAGCCTCAAACGCAAAGAGCTTGATGTTATCCTCACGGACTATATGCCCAAGGTTCAGGATGACGGAAATCTCACCGTGCACCCCCTGGCAGGGTCGAGTATAAGCCTGTTTGCGGCGCCCGGATTGGCCGGGCAACTGCGAGATAACTTTCCAGAATCGCTCAATGACCAGCCTCTTCTCGCGAATGCCGTCGATGCGCCATATTTCGAGCGCCTTATGAAGTGGTTTTCGCTCAACGGCGTTCGAATGAATCTGGTCGCCAGGATTGATGACAGTGCGCTTATCAAAGTCTTCGGAAGCCAGGGCTATGGTGTATTTGCTGCTCCGACGGCAATTCAGGAAGAAGTCTGCCGACAGTACGAAGTGGAGCGGATTGCCTCAATTGATGAGGTGATGGATGAACTGTTTGCCATTACCCGAGACCGGCGAATTTCTCACGAAGGGGTAAGGGCGATTTGCCGGACACAACCGGTAGATGCCCGGTTTTTACCCAGATGA
- a CDS encoding isochorismatase family protein, translated as MLMKAEQSTLLLIDVQEKLMPAISHGGEVVDRCVTLATIAGLMEVPVLATEQLPDKLGHKVDAVGELCDQILAKHHFDACPDGLIDQLPEGRQHIVIGGCETHVCMMQTALSLLDAGYKVWVVADATGSRNEFDRDVALDRLSESGARIVTLEMVAFEWMRHCRHPQFRSIQALIK; from the coding sequence ATGCTGATGAAAGCCGAGCAATCGACCCTGCTTCTGATCGATGTTCAGGAAAAACTCATGCCGGCCATAAGCCACGGCGGTGAGGTGGTCGACCGCTGCGTTACGCTTGCCACGATAGCCGGGCTGATGGAAGTGCCGGTTCTGGCCACAGAGCAGTTGCCGGACAAGTTGGGCCACAAAGTGGACGCGGTCGGGGAATTATGTGACCAGATCCTGGCCAAGCACCATTTCGATGCCTGCCCCGACGGGCTCATCGACCAGTTGCCCGAGGGCCGACAGCACATCGTTATCGGCGGTTGCGAGACCCACGTCTGTATGATGCAGACCGCCCTCAGCCTGCTTGATGCCGGCTACAAGGTCTGGGTAGTGGCGGATGCGACCGGATCCCGGAACGAGTTCGATCGGGATGTGGCACTGGACCGTCTCAGCGAGAGCGGGGCCAGAATTGTAACGCTTGAGATGGTGGCGTTTGAATGGATGCGCCATTGCAGACACCCACAGTTCAGGAGCATCCAGGCCCTGATCAAATAA
- a CDS encoding fructosamine kinase family protein codes for MAETHLKQNTTGYADALICEAEGLECIASVLREAGVAGIGVPEVYRVDETELEITAIQASRGSDEILEVLGDGLARLHSLPQQAYGWSRDNYIGLSPQPNRWCQSWGEFFVRDRLGYQVSRVRDAAWRSRFQHVLDEHGGELMDWLDRHCDHPSLLHGDLWSGNVLFDTERPWLIDPAIYCGDREADLAMTELFGGFGLQFYRAYDRVYSRTPGYDRKREVYNLYHYLNHYNLFGDGYLGGCRAGFTVIESVARGER; via the coding sequence ATGGCCGAGACGCATCTGAAACAGAACACCACGGGCTATGCGGATGCCCTGATTTGCGAAGCGGAGGGCCTGGAGTGCATTGCCAGTGTGCTCAGAGAGGCCGGTGTGGCTGGCATTGGCGTGCCCGAGGTATACCGGGTAGATGAAACCGAACTGGAAATCACCGCCATCCAGGCGTCACGGGGGTCGGATGAGATCCTGGAGGTGCTGGGTGACGGGCTGGCCCGACTGCATAGCCTGCCGCAGCAAGCCTATGGTTGGAGCCGGGACAACTACATCGGGCTTTCGCCGCAACCAAACCGCTGGTGTCAAAGCTGGGGCGAGTTCTTTGTGCGGGACCGGCTTGGTTATCAGGTCTCCCGGGTGCGCGACGCCGCCTGGCGAAGCCGGTTTCAACACGTGCTGGATGAGCATGGTGGCGAGCTCATGGATTGGCTGGACCGCCACTGCGATCACCCGAGCCTGCTTCATGGCGACCTCTGGAGTGGCAATGTCCTGTTTGATACCGAGCGGCCCTGGCTGATTGACCCGGCCATTTATTGCGGTGATCGCGAAGCGGATCTTGCCATGACAGAGTTGTTTGGAGGATTTGGCCTGCAATTCTACCGGGCCTACGACAGGGTGTATTCACGCACGCCCGGGTATGACCGGAAGCGTGAGGTCTATAACCTCTACCATTACCTGAATCATTACAACCTGTTTGGTGACGGTTATCTCGGCGGCTGCCGGGCCGGCTTCACCGTGATCGAATCGGTTGCCCGAGGAGAGCGCTAG
- a CDS encoding (2Fe-2S)-binding protein has product MVTLTINGEQHELDVPDTMPLLWVIRDVLGMKGTKFGCGIAQCGACTVHMAGTAIRSCVTPVSTVAGEIQTIEAMAEDPVGSKVQQAWLDLGVAQCGYCQGGQIMNATSLLKQTPEPKTQEIVDAMAGNLCRCGTYNRILAAIERAAGKEVSS; this is encoded by the coding sequence ATGGTTACCCTTACGATCAATGGCGAGCAACACGAGCTCGACGTTCCCGACACCATGCCCCTGCTGTGGGTTATCCGCGATGTGCTGGGAATGAAAGGCACCAAGTTCGGCTGCGGCATTGCCCAGTGTGGCGCCTGTACTGTCCACATGGCAGGCACCGCCATCCGTTCCTGCGTGACACCCGTTTCCACGGTGGCCGGAGAAATCCAGACAATTGAAGCCATGGCCGAGGATCCGGTCGGCAGCAAGGTTCAGCAGGCCTGGCTTGATCTGGGGGTGGCCCAGTGTGGCTATTGCCAGGGCGGTCAGATCATGAACGCCACCTCACTGCTCAAGCAGACACCGGAGCCGAAAACCCAGGAAATCGTTGATGCAATGGCCGGCAACCTGTGCCGTTGTGGCACCTACAACCGGATTCTCGCGGCGATAGAGCGGGCAGCAGGCAAGGAGGTGAGTTCATGA
- a CDS encoding xanthine dehydrogenase family protein molybdopterin-binding subunit, whose protein sequence is MRRSDDTLLLANVSRRGLLKGLAGASALVLAARWDLADASEKDRFGASAMPGGWVDNPNVFIHIAPDGTVTIVNNRSEMGQGIRTSLIMVGADELGADWDRVKVEQADANQEKYGNQNTDGSRSMRHWYDPMRRAGAAARMMLEQAAANLWGVPVHEVETRVHKVVHEASGRELGFGELAKAARELDVPGRNDLVLKADSELRFIGKESGLINGELKSAYPKAIDGEDIVTGKAIYGADVDFEDTLYAVIARPPVYGAKVKSVDDSAALKVIGVQKVMQIEGASQPAGFSPLGGVAVVASNTWAAMEGRKALKIEWDNGPAGDNAGYTTEAYRQSLEKAAQSPGKVIRENGGDVEAALQAAAKRVSATYYMPHMAQAPMEPPVATVRVKDGKAEVWAPVQNPRATREGVAGRLGLDKEKVTVHVTLLGGGFGRKSKPDFVTEAAIIADAVKGRPVRLQWSREDDIHHAYFHAVSVDHLDAGLDADGKATSWRHRTLSPSIASLFAPDPEHIQEFEQGMGFNTMPFDIPAIRLENPPAPAYVRIGWFRSVYNLPHAWAIQSFAHEMAEAAGKDHRDYVLDLLGPGRQIQNLSVGDGWNYGENPDLYPIDVARMRRVIERATEEAGWGQKPGKGRGLGLAFHHSFVSYTAIVFDVEVDDKGDLTIHRADIAFDCGPQANPERIRSQLEGACVMGIGIGLKSEVTFKDGVAQQDNFNNYLIPRMPDAPGVVRVHLIDNPTDAMGGVGEPGLPPVAPALCNAIYAATGKRIRRLPVGDQLKG, encoded by the coding sequence ATGAGGCGGTCAGACGACACTCTGTTACTCGCCAATGTCAGCCGGCGCGGCCTCCTCAAAGGGCTTGCGGGTGCGTCGGCCCTGGTGTTGGCCGCCCGCTGGGATCTGGCAGATGCCAGTGAGAAAGACCGCTTCGGCGCCAGCGCCATGCCCGGTGGCTGGGTCGACAACCCCAACGTCTTCATTCACATCGCACCGGATGGCACGGTGACCATCGTCAACAACCGGTCCGAAATGGGCCAGGGTATCCGCACCAGCCTGATCATGGTTGGCGCAGACGAACTGGGTGCGGACTGGGATCGGGTGAAGGTCGAGCAGGCCGATGCCAACCAGGAAAAGTACGGCAACCAGAACACCGATGGCTCCCGCAGCATGCGCCACTGGTACGACCCCATGCGCCGTGCCGGAGCTGCAGCCAGGATGATGCTTGAACAGGCCGCCGCCAACCTGTGGGGTGTTCCCGTCCACGAAGTGGAAACCCGTGTGCACAAGGTGGTTCACGAGGCCTCCGGCCGGGAGCTCGGGTTTGGCGAACTGGCCAAGGCTGCCAGGGAACTGGACGTGCCCGGCCGCAATGATCTGGTTCTCAAGGCCGACAGCGAGCTGCGTTTCATTGGCAAGGAATCAGGGCTGATCAACGGTGAGCTGAAATCCGCTTACCCGAAAGCCATCGATGGCGAAGATATTGTTACCGGCAAGGCGATTTACGGTGCCGACGTTGATTTTGAAGACACGCTCTATGCGGTCATTGCCCGCCCTCCCGTTTATGGCGCCAAGGTGAAAAGCGTGGACGACAGCGCCGCGTTGAAAGTCATCGGTGTGCAGAAAGTGATGCAGATCGAGGGCGCCAGTCAGCCTGCCGGATTCAGCCCGCTTGGCGGGGTCGCCGTCGTGGCCTCCAACACCTGGGCCGCCATGGAGGGGCGCAAGGCCCTGAAAATTGAGTGGGATAATGGCCCGGCCGGAGACAACGCCGGTTATACCACCGAGGCCTACAGGCAGTCGCTGGAAAAGGCGGCGCAATCCCCCGGAAAGGTCATCCGGGAGAACGGCGGCGATGTCGAGGCAGCCCTGCAAGCTGCTGCCAAGCGGGTATCGGCCACCTATTACATGCCCCACATGGCGCAGGCACCGATGGAACCACCCGTGGCCACGGTTCGAGTCAAGGATGGGAAGGCGGAAGTCTGGGCCCCGGTCCAGAATCCCCGGGCCACCCGGGAAGGCGTTGCCGGGCGGCTGGGCCTGGACAAGGAAAAGGTAACGGTGCACGTTACCCTTCTTGGTGGTGGTTTCGGCCGCAAGTCGAAGCCTGATTTCGTGACCGAGGCGGCGATAATCGCCGATGCAGTCAAGGGCCGTCCGGTCCGGCTGCAATGGTCACGGGAAGACGATATTCACCACGCCTACTTCCATGCGGTCTCCGTCGACCACCTGGATGCCGGCCTGGATGCCGATGGCAAAGCCACCAGTTGGCGCCATCGGACACTGTCTCCCAGTATCGCCTCGCTGTTTGCGCCGGACCCGGAGCACATACAGGAATTCGAGCAGGGTATGGGTTTCAACACCATGCCCTTCGACATTCCCGCCATCCGGCTGGAAAACCCACCCGCGCCGGCCTACGTTCGCATTGGCTGGTTCCGCTCGGTCTACAACCTGCCCCACGCCTGGGCGATCCAGAGTTTCGCCCATGAAATGGCGGAAGCGGCCGGCAAGGACCACCGGGATTATGTGCTGGATCTGCTCGGCCCCGGCCGGCAGATACAGAACCTGTCCGTAGGCGACGGCTGGAACTACGGGGAAAACCCGGACCTGTACCCGATCGATGTGGCCAGGATGCGCCGGGTAATCGAGCGCGCAACGGAGGAAGCCGGCTGGGGACAGAAACCCGGCAAGGGCCGCGGCCTTGGCCTGGCCTTCCACCACAGCTTCGTGTCCTACACGGCCATTGTTTTCGATGTGGAAGTCGACGACAAGGGTGACCTGACCATCCACCGCGCCGACATCGCGTTCGACTGCGGGCCCCAGGCCAATCCTGAGCGGATCCGGTCACAACTCGAGGGCGCCTGTGTGATGGGCATCGGTATCGGGCTGAAATCGGAAGTGACCTTCAAGGATGGCGTTGCCCAGCAGGATAACTTCAACAACTACCTGATACCGCGAATGCCGGACGCACCCGGGGTTGTCAGGGTGCACCTGATCGACAACCCCACGGACGCCATGGGTGGTGTCGGCGAGCCCGGCCTGCCTCCCGTGGCACCGGCGCTGTGCAATGCGATTTACGCTGCAACGGGCAAGCGAATCAGGCGCTTGCCGGTGGGTGATCAGTTGAAAGGCTGA
- a CDS encoding DUF1330 domain-containing protein: MDAINPTPDQLQKVLADTPKNQPVVMLNLLRFRERANYTEDAPERSGREAYTLYMEEAAACVKSVGAEVIWSGRSVGSLIAPPDESWDQVLLVRYPSIDAFMAMIESPEYKGVVKHRTAALKDSRLVANVEGENRAGSA; the protein is encoded by the coding sequence ATGGACGCCATTAATCCCACCCCAGACCAGCTTCAAAAGGTCCTTGCGGATACGCCAAAAAACCAGCCAGTGGTCATGCTGAACCTGCTGCGGTTCCGCGAGCGGGCAAATTACACGGAAGACGCACCGGAGCGGTCTGGCCGCGAGGCCTACACGCTCTACATGGAAGAGGCGGCCGCCTGTGTGAAATCAGTCGGTGCCGAAGTTATCTGGTCCGGCCGGAGTGTTGGTTCCCTGATCGCGCCTCCGGACGAATCCTGGGACCAGGTGCTGCTGGTTCGCTACCCGTCGATCGATGCCTTCATGGCCATGATCGAAAGCCCGGAGTACAAGGGCGTGGTAAAGCACCGCACTGCAGCACTTAAGGATTCACGGCTGGTGGCGAACGTCGAGGGCGAAAACCGGGCGGGTTCGGCCTAG
- a CDS encoding branched-chain amino acid transporter permease, producing MGESGYLAAFVAVAAVATFATRVIPFLFFERHTDHPLVRHLGRYLPAAVMALLATVFLQRSADWTGAWAGFDALLPGLLVVAIHLWRRNALLSIAAGTLSYMAIQQAGF from the coding sequence ATGGGTGAATCGGGTTATCTTGCCGCGTTCGTTGCGGTAGCGGCGGTTGCCACCTTTGCCACGCGGGTAATTCCGTTCCTGTTCTTTGAGCGCCACACAGATCATCCACTGGTTCGCCATCTCGGGCGGTACCTGCCAGCTGCCGTGATGGCACTGCTGGCCACAGTGTTTTTGCAGCGCTCGGCAGACTGGACCGGGGCCTGGGCGGGTTTCGATGCCCTGCTGCCCGGTTTGCTGGTGGTGGCTATACACCTGTGGCGACGGAATGCCCTGCTCTCCATTGCCGCGGGCACCCTCAGCTACATGGCTATCCAGCAGGCCGGTTTCTAG